The DNA sequence CATTTCTTTAGTTTGCCCAATCCTTTTACCTTAAGTAATTATGAACGATTAATTTCGGATGGGATTGGAGGCTATTTCTGGAATTCAGCTGTTATTACGGTGTTATCATTGATTGTAGTAGCTTTCTTTATACCAGCTGCAGCTTATTCCATTGCTCGAAACATGTCCAAGAAAAAAGCCTTTGCAATTATGTATTCGCTCTTGATTTTAGGAATATTTGTTCCATTTCAGGTGATTATGATTCCCATCACAGTTATGATGAGTAAACTCGGTCTGGCAAATATGTGGGGATTGGTATTACTCTATCTAACTTATGCTATTCCACAGACTCTCTTCTTGTATGTTGGTTATATTAAAATCAGTATACCAGATAGTTTAGATGAAGCTGCGGAAATTGATGGGGCTGATCGATTTACAACTTACCGTCGAATCATTTTTCCAATGCTGAAACCCATGCATGCTACAACTTTGATCATCAATGCTCTATGGTTCTGGAATGATTTTATGTTGCCACTGTTGATTTTGAATAAGGATTCCAAGATGTGGACTTTGCCTCTTTTCCAGTACAACTACCAAGGTCAGTACTTTAATGACTATGGACCAAGCTTTGCATCCTATATTGTGGGAATTGTAACAATCACTGTCGTCTACCTCATCTTCCAAAAACATATCATTTCAGGAATGAGCAACGGGGCAGTGAAGTAAGAGGAGCTCAGGGAATCTATAATTTCTGATAGAGAGGACCAGTTCAGCTTGTTGACAATTCTATGTAGAAGACAAGAAAGTAGTACTTAGTTTATCACAGTCTATATTAGTACAAGTTCGAAGTGAACAAAAATCTTTAAATATCTTTCATTTACGAAGCCAGGTCATATAAGACTTGGCTTTCATCAGAAAAAGGAGAACATCTATGACCATTCAAAATAAAACTATGTTGATTACTTACTCAGATAGTCTGGGAAATAATCTTAAAGACTTATATAAGAATTTGGAAGAACATTTTGGCGATGCTATTGGAGGAGTTCACCTTCTACCATTTTTCCCATCAACAGGTGACCGTGGATTTGCGCCAGTTGACTATGATGAAGTGGATTCAGCTTTTGGTGATTGGGAGGACGTTAAGCGTTTAGGTGAGAAATATTATCTTATGTTTGACTTTATGATTAATCATATTTCTCGTCAATCCAAGTATTATAAGGACTATCAAGAAAAACATGAAGCCAGTGAATTTAAAGATCTCTTTTTAAACTGGGATAAGTTTTGGCCAGAGAACCGTCCGACACAGTCTGACGTAGATTTAATCTACAAGCGTAAGGATCGTGCACCAAAGCAAGAGATTGTTTTTGCAGATGGTTCAGTAGAACATTTGTGGAATACTTTTGGTGAGGAACAAATTGATCTTGATGTGACCAAAGAAGTAACGATGGCATTCATCCGTAAGACCATTCAGCACCTGGCAAGTAATGGTTGTGATTTGATTCGTCTAGATGCCTTTGCTTATGCAGTGAAGAAATTGGATACCAATGATTTCTTTGTGGAACCAGATATTTGGGATTTATTGGACAAAGTTCGAGATATCGCTGCTGAGTATGGGACAGAGCTCTTACCTGAGATTCATGAACACTATTCGATTCAGTTTAAAATAGCGGACCATGATTACTATGTTTACGATTTTGCCCTTCCAATGGTGACCCTTTATACTCTTTACAGTTCCAGAACAGAGCGCTTGGCTAAGTGGTTAAAGATGAGCCCGATGAAGCAATTTACGACACTAGATACTCATGATGGAATTGGAGTGGTGGATGTCAAAGATATCCTGACCGATGAGGAAGTTGACTATGCTTCAAATGAGCTCTATAAGGTTGGAGCAAATGTCAAACGGAAGTACTCCAGTGCAGAGTATAACAATCTAGATATCTACCAAATCAATTCAACCTACTATTCTGCGCTTGGAGATGATGATGTCAAGTATTTCCTCGCTCGTTTGATTCAAGCTTTTGCTCCAGGCATTCCTCAGCTTTACTATGTGGGGCTATTAGCAGGCAAGAATGACTTGAAATTGTTAGAAGAAACCAAAGAAGGTCGAAATATTAATCGCCATTACTATAGCAACGAGGAAATAGCAGAAGAAGTTCAACGTCCTGTGGTGAAGTCTCTTCTCAATCTATTTTCTTTCCGTAATCAATCAGAGGCCTTTGACCTAGAAGGAACTATTGACGTTGAAACACCAACAGCTCACAGCATTGTAATCAAACGTCAAAATAAAGACAAGTCCGTAACAGCAGTAGCAGAAATTGATTTGCAAAGTCAGACCTATCAAGTATTGGAAAACGGCAGAAAAATTCAGTTCTAGTGCTATATTAATGAAAGAGTTTTTTTGTGGCGAAAACGTGTTCATTGTTCCCAAATGACGGAAAAAATGGTAGAATATAAAGATAGTTTAGCATTTATCTTCTGGAGAAATCCAGAACAGAAAGGATCCGTTTTGAAATCAATTGGATTACTGGATAAGATAAGAGGGCTTTCGAAAAAAGATTTCTTTTTGTATTTGATGATCATAAGTATCTTTTTACCTTTTTATTTGTTCTTAGCGCTCTTTGCTTTATATTTGATAGGTTTACTTGTTACTGGGGAGATGAAGGGAATTATCAAAGGATTAATCAAACATCCTGTACTTCTCTTTTTTATTGCTTACAGTAGTATCATCTCTATCGTTGCCAAGAACTGGCTTGGATTGGTTGCATCTTTACTGATGTTTCTCTTCCTCATTTTCTTTAGTTTTTACCAGAAACGTCTGACACATGCTTTCTTTCGACTGATACTGCAGACAATCTTGTTTGGTAGTGTGCTCTCTGCGGCTTTTGCCACTTTGGAGCATTTCCAAATTGTAAAGAAATTTAACTATGCCTTTCTTTCGCCCAATATGCAAGTATGGCACCAGAACCGTGCAGAGGTCACCTTCTTTAATCCTAACTACTATGGGATCATTTGTTGCTTCTGTATCATGATTGCCTTTTATCTCTTTACAACGACGAAGCTAAGATGGTTGAAAGTCTTTTGTGTGCTAGCAGGTTTTGTAAATCTTTTTGGTTTAAATTTCACGCAAAATAGAACAGCCTTTCCTGCTATTATCGCTGGAGCCATCATTTATCTCTTTACGACCATTAAAAACTGGAAGGCCTTTTGGCTTAGTATTGGGGTCTTTGCGATTGGCTTGAGTTTCCTTTTTTCTAGTGATTTGGGAGTTCGGATGGGAACTTTAGATTCTTCTATGGAAGAACGCATTTCTATCTGGGATGCTGGGATGGCCTTGTTTAAGCAAAATCCTTTTTGGGGGGAGGGGCCATTGACCTATATGCACTCTTATCCTCGGATAAATGCTCCTTATCATGAACATGCTCACAGCCTTTATATTGATACGATTCTGAGTTACGGAATTGTGGGAACCATTTTATTAGCTTTGTCTTCTGTTGCTCCTGTTCGTTTGATGATGGATATGAGTCAGGAGTCGGGGAAACGTCCAATTATCGGTCTTTATCTATCTTTCCTTACAGTGGTTGCTGTGCATGGAATCTTTGACTTGGCCCTTTTCTGGATTCAGTCAGGTTTCATTTTCTTGTTAGTTATGTGCAGTATTCCATTGGAGCGTCGAACTTTGGTATCAGACATGACGGATTAAGTTTATAAATAGTGAAGATCTTCTACTTTGGGTAGGAGGTCTTTTTTGTTGGTGGAAATTATTTCTAAGTCGAAATAATTGACAGATGGAACGGCAGGTGTTACAATAAAAACAATTCGATATAGAAATAAAATGGAGAGGTCATGAAAGATAGTCATTTAGTTGCCCATCATATTCGTTTGCTGAATGGGCGGATTTTTCAAAAGTTACTGAGTCAGGATCCGGAGGCTCTTTATCGAAGTGAACAGGGAAAGATTCTCGCTGTCTTATGGAATAGTGAAACTGGCTGTGCAACTGCGACAGATATTGCGCTGGCGACTGGTCTCACCAACAATACGCTCACAACCATGATAAAGAAACTTGAGGAGCAAAACCTGGTTACCATCAGTCCATGTGGAATAGACAAGAGAAAGAAGTATGTCGTTTTGACTGAACTTGGTTCGTCCCAGAAAGATGTTGGCTATCGTGTTAGTCAAAAGTTGGATGCAATTTTTTATAAAGGATTCACTGAGGAAGAAATTCGTCAGTTTGAAGCCTTTCAAGAAAGAATTTTGGCTAATCTGAAAGAGGAGGAAAATGGGGTTTAGAATGGGGTAAATTAGTTATTAAAAGTTTGGTAACTTGACCAATCAAGGGAAGTTTTAAATTGAGGACAAAGAATGATTGAATACAAAAATGTAGCGCTACGCTATACAGAAAAGGATGTTTTGAGAGATGTCAATTTACGGATTGAGAATGGGGAGTTCATGGTTTTAGTTGGGCCTTCTGGGTCCGGTAAGACGACCATGATTAAGATGATTAACCGTCTTTTGGAACCCACTGATGGAAATATTTATATGGATGGCAAGCGCATCAAAGACTATAATGAGCGTGAACTTCGTCTTTCTACTGGTTATGTTTTACAGGCCATTGCTCTGTTTCCCAATCTAACGGTTGCAGAAAATATTGCTCTCATTCCTGAGATGAAGGGCTGGACTAAGGAAAAAATTGCGAAGAAAACAGAAGAGCTTTTAGCTAAAGTTGGCTTGCCAGTAGCTGAGTATGGGCATCGACTTCCGAGTGCATTATCTGGTGGAGAACAGCAACGGGTCGGGATTGTCCGTGCCATGATTGGTCAGCCTAAGATCCTCCTCATGGATGAGCCCTTTTCAGCTCTAGATGCAATTTCGAGAAAACAGTTGCAGGTTCTGACGAAAGAATTGCATAAAGAGTTTGGGATGACAACGATTTTTGTGACCCATGATACGGATGAGGCCTTGAAGTTGGCGGACCGTATTGCTGTCTTGCAGGATGGAGAGATTTGTCAGGTGGCGAATCCCGAGACGATTTTAAAAGCTCCTGCCACAGAATTTGTAGCAGACTTGTTTGGAGGTAGTGTTCATGACTAATTTAATTGCAACTTTTCAGGATCGTTTTAGTGATTGGTTGACAGCTCTATCTCAACATTTGCAGTTGTCACTTTTGACCCTGTTACTGGCTATTTTTATTGCAGTCCCCTTAGCGGTATTTCTTCGTTATCATGAAAAGATGGCGGACTGGGTCTTGCAGATTGCAGGGATTTTCCAGACTATCCCTTCTTTGGCCTTGTTGGGACTCTTTATTCCCTTGATGGGAATTGGAACCTTGCCTGCTTTGACAGCACTAGTGATTTATGCGATTTTTCCGATTTTGCAAAATACCATCACGGGGCTAAAGGGAATTGATCCAAGTCTGCAAGAGGCTGGGATTGCCTTTGGGATGACTAGATGGGAGCGTCTCAAGAAGTTTGAAATTCCACTTGCCATGCCTGTCATTATGTCTGGGATTCGGACGGCAGCTGTCTTGATTATCGGTACGGCGACCTTGGCAGCCTTGATTGGGGCAGGCGGACTGGGTTCCTTTATCCTTTTGGGAATTGACCGTAATAATACTAGTCTGATTTTGATTGGAGCCCTTTCTTCTGCAGTGCTGGCCATTGCCTTTAACTTCCTGCTAAAAGTGATGGAAAAAGCAAAATTGCGGACGATTTTCTCTGGTTTTGCCTTGGTGACCTTATTGCTCGGTCTGTCTTATAGTCCAGCCCTCTTAGCTCAAAAAGAGAAAGAAAACTTGGTGATTGCTGGGAAATTGGGACCAGAACCAGAAATTTTGGCTAATATGTATAAACTCCTAATTGAGGAAAATACCAGTATGACTGCGACTGTTAAACCGAATTTTGGGAAAACAAGCTTCCTCTATGAAGCTCTGAAAAAAGGCGATATTGATATCTATCCTGAATTTACCGGTACGGTGACTGAAAGTTTGCTTCAGCCATCACCCAAGGTAGGTCATGAGCCGGATCAGGTTTATCAGGTGGCGCGTGATGGCATTGCCAAACAGGATCATCTAGCCTATCTCAAACCTATGTCTTATCAAAATACCTACGCTGTAGCTGTTCCGAAAAAAATTGCTCAAGAATATGGCTTGAAGACTATTTCGGACTTGAAAAAAGTGGAAGGACAGTTGAAGGCAGGCTTTACACTCGAATTTAATGACCGTGAAGATGGAAATAAGGGCTTGCAATCAATGTATGGTCTCAATCTCAACGTAGCGACCATGGAGCCAGCTCTTCGCTATCAGGCAATTCAGTCGGGCGATATTCAAATCACAGATGCCTATTCGACGGATGCAGAATTGGCGCGTTATGATTTACAGGTCTTGGAAGATGACAAGCAACTCTTCCCACCTTATCAAGGGGCTCCTCTTATGAAAGAAGCTCTTCTCAAGAAACATCCTGAGTTGGAGACAGTTCTCAATAAATTGGCTGGTAAAATTACTGAAAGCCAGATGAGCCAGCTCAACTACCAAGTCGGTGTTGAAGGCAAGTCAGCAGAACAAGTAGCCAAGGAGTTTCTACAAGAACAAGGATTGTTGAAGAAATAGATTGAAAATGTCAAACTCAACTTCTTTAAATGACCATATAGAAGAATGCTCAGATATTTTTGTCTGGGCTTTTTTGATGTTAGAGTTACTGAAGGTCACTTAAAATGGAAAGGAAGAGGAAATTTTTAGGATTTTCTAAAATTTTACTGTAAATACACTTGACTATTCAGAAATTAGGTGTATAATGTGTTGTGAACTACTTAACAAATAAAGATTTCCAGCTCATGTCGACTAAGGATGGAAATCTTGTGTATAGACAGTTCAGTAGATATATAATAGAGCGTTGCGTCCGAAAGTCTATCCAGACACGGCTCTTTAAAAACAAAAGGAGAAGATTATGAAAACAGAACCGATTCATCGTACCAGTATGTGGAAATTTAAGTTAAGTGCTGCCACCATGACTTTGATTCCCGCTGCCGTGGGGATTAACTATGTTGCCAAAGCCTTGGCGGAGGGGTTAAAGTTGCCCGTTTGGCTGGGGTCTTTGGGAACCTTTCTTACCAGCATGTTGGCTGGGCCGGTTGCCGGTGCCATTAGTGGTTTCATCAACAACGTGATCTATGGGCTGACCTTATCGCCAATTTCAACCGTGTATGCGATTACCAGCATCGGAATTGGGATTGCTGTCGGAGTTTTGCACGCCAATGGGTGGTTCTCGTCAGCGCGACGAGTATTTGTTTCTGCTATTATTATTGCCATCGTTTCAGCTGTCATTTCAACGCCGCTCAACGTCATCTTTTGGGGTGGTCAGACCGGTATCGCTTGGGGTGACTCATTGTTTGCGGTAATGGTCGCCAATCATGCACCAGTGTGGCTGGCCTCATTTACCGATGAGTTTGTCTTGGATATTTTGGATAAAGTCTGCGTGGCCTACCTGGCATTCTTCATCTATCGTCAGCTGCCGAAGCGGATGGTGCACTTCTTTAGCGATGATAAATGATGACTGATAAAACATTGATTTCTGGAGCGCCACGGGTCAAGCTCAAGTGGTACCAGGTGATCGATCCGATTACTAAGCTCTTGTTCATCTTGGACATGACGTTGTTGAGCTTTGCCAGTATGAATTTATTGCTTCAGGCCGGATTAATTCTTGTCGCAACACTGCTATTGTTATTTTCCAAATTGAGTTCTACCACCTTTAAGGCGCTGGGATTCAGCCTGTTTCTGATTTGCACCATGCTGATCATCCAAGGGTTATTTTACAGTCGGAATCAAACTGTGCTGTTTTCTGTGCTTGGGGTGTCGTTCTACAAAGAAGGCCTGATTTACGCCACCACTCTGAGTTGTCGAGTATTGGTGATTATTTTGACCAGTGGCTTTTTTATGGTGACCACGAGTATTTCAGAAAACGCGGCCTATTTGGAACTGTCCGGATTGTCTTATAAAACCGTCTACGTTCTGATGTCGGTGTGTTATATTTTGCCGGAAATGATGCGCAATATGCGGAAAATCCAGCAGGCACAAAAAGTTCGCGGAACCAATCCGCAAAAAACGTTGATTCAGAAATTAAAGTCAGTCCTGCCGGTTCTAATTCCATTGGTGATTAAGACCTTGGATCAATCGATGACGCGGTCGATTTCTCTCCAACTGAGAGGTTTTGATAATCTCAACCGGACTGTCAGAACCTCCCAGCGCGTGTATCGCCTGTCGCGGACGCTGCACATTGGTCTGACTGGATTGGCAATTTTATTGATTGGGTGGAAGATATGGACGAAGATAAACGGATTGTAATTGAAAATTTGACCACCCGTTATCCGGGTACTGAGCAACCACAACTGCGTCAGATTAACGCGGAGGTTCATACCGGCCAGGTGGTTGGGATTATCGGGAATAGCCACTCCGGCAAATCGACTTTGTGCCGTGTGCTGGCAGGGGTCATTCCCAAAATTGTGTCTGCTGAGATTGAGGGCGATTGGCACATGTTTGGCC is a window from the Streptococcus oralis genome containing:
- a CDS encoding carbohydrate ABC transporter permease, coding for MKKEEKLNQFWKYVLLIVGGILILVPLLVTVFSSFKTTKDIMNHFFSLPNPFTLSNYERLISDGIGGYFWNSAVITVLSLIVVAFFIPAAAYSIARNMSKKKAFAIMYSLLILGIFVPFQVIMIPITVMMSKLGLANMWGLVLLYLTYAIPQTLFLYVGYIKISIPDSLDEAAEIDGADRFTTYRRIIFPMLKPMHATTLIINALWFWNDFMLPLLILNKDSKMWTLPLFQYNYQGQYFNDYGPSFASYIVGIVTITVVYLIFQKHIISGMSNGAVK
- the gtfA gene encoding sucrose phosphorylase, which gives rise to MTIQNKTMLITYSDSLGNNLKDLYKNLEEHFGDAIGGVHLLPFFPSTGDRGFAPVDYDEVDSAFGDWEDVKRLGEKYYLMFDFMINHISRQSKYYKDYQEKHEASEFKDLFLNWDKFWPENRPTQSDVDLIYKRKDRAPKQEIVFADGSVEHLWNTFGEEQIDLDVTKEVTMAFIRKTIQHLASNGCDLIRLDAFAYAVKKLDTNDFFVEPDIWDLLDKVRDIAAEYGTELLPEIHEHYSIQFKIADHDYYVYDFALPMVTLYTLYSSRTERLAKWLKMSPMKQFTTLDTHDGIGVVDVKDILTDEEVDYASNELYKVGANVKRKYSSAEYNNLDIYQINSTYYSALGDDDVKYFLARLIQAFAPGIPQLYYVGLLAGKNDLKLLEETKEGRNINRHYYSNEEIAEEVQRPVVKSLLNLFSFRNQSEAFDLEGTIDVETPTAHSIVIKRQNKDKSVTAVAEIDLQSQTYQVLENGRKIQF
- a CDS encoding O-antigen ligase family protein, producing MKSIGLLDKIRGLSKKDFFLYLMIISIFLPFYLFLALFALYLIGLLVTGEMKGIIKGLIKHPVLLFFIAYSSIISIVAKNWLGLVASLLMFLFLIFFSFYQKRLTHAFFRLILQTILFGSVLSAAFATLEHFQIVKKFNYAFLSPNMQVWHQNRAEVTFFNPNYYGIICCFCIMIAFYLFTTTKLRWLKVFCVLAGFVNLFGLNFTQNRTAFPAIIAGAIIYLFTTIKNWKAFWLSIGVFAIGLSFLFSSDLGVRMGTLDSSMEERISIWDAGMALFKQNPFWGEGPLTYMHSYPRINAPYHEHAHSLYIDTILSYGIVGTILLALSSVAPVRLMMDMSQESGKRPIIGLYLSFLTVVAVHGIFDLALFWIQSGFIFLLVMCSIPLERRTLVSDMTD
- a CDS encoding MarR family winged helix-turn-helix transcriptional regulator; translated protein: MKDSHLVAHHIRLLNGRIFQKLLSQDPEALYRSEQGKILAVLWNSETGCATATDIALATGLTNNTLTTMIKKLEEQNLVTISPCGIDKRKKYVVLTELGSSQKDVGYRVSQKLDAIFYKGFTEEEIRQFEAFQERILANLKEEENGV
- a CDS encoding ATP-binding cassette domain-containing protein — encoded protein: MIEYKNVALRYTEKDVLRDVNLRIENGEFMVLVGPSGSGKTTMIKMINRLLEPTDGNIYMDGKRIKDYNERELRLSTGYVLQAIALFPNLTVAENIALIPEMKGWTKEKIAKKTEELLAKVGLPVAEYGHRLPSALSGGEQQRVGIVRAMIGQPKILLMDEPFSALDAISRKQLQVLTKELHKEFGMTTIFVTHDTDEALKLADRIAVLQDGEICQVANPETILKAPATEFVADLFGGSVHD
- a CDS encoding ABC transporter permease/substrate-binding protein; translated protein: MTNLIATFQDRFSDWLTALSQHLQLSLLTLLLAIFIAVPLAVFLRYHEKMADWVLQIAGIFQTIPSLALLGLFIPLMGIGTLPALTALVIYAIFPILQNTITGLKGIDPSLQEAGIAFGMTRWERLKKFEIPLAMPVIMSGIRTAAVLIIGTATLAALIGAGGLGSFILLGIDRNNTSLILIGALSSAVLAIAFNFLLKVMEKAKLRTIFSGFALVTLLLGLSYSPALLAQKEKENLVIAGKLGPEPEILANMYKLLIEENTSMTATVKPNFGKTSFLYEALKKGDIDIYPEFTGTVTESLLQPSPKVGHEPDQVYQVARDGIAKQDHLAYLKPMSYQNTYAVAVPKKIAQEYGLKTISDLKKVEGQLKAGFTLEFNDREDGNKGLQSMYGLNLNVATMEPALRYQAIQSGDIQITDAYSTDAELARYDLQVLEDDKQLFPPYQGAPLMKEALLKKHPELETVLNKLAGKITESQMSQLNYQVGVEGKSAEQVAKEFLQEQGLLKK
- a CDS encoding energy-coupling factor transporter transmembrane component T; this encodes MTDKTLISGAPRVKLKWYQVIDPITKLLFILDMTLLSFASMNLLLQAGLILVATLLLLFSKLSSTTFKALGFSLFLICTMLIIQGLFYSRNQTVLFSVLGVSFYKEGLIYATTLSCRVLVIILTSGFFMVTTSISENAAYLELSGLSYKTVYVLMSVCYILPEMMRNMRKIQQAQKVRGTNPQKTLIQKLKSVLPVLIPLVIKTLDQSMTRSISLQLRGFDNLNRTVRTSQRVYRLSRTLHIGLTGLAILLIGWKIWTKINGL